The nucleotide sequence CAGTCGGCGCGGCGCAGGACGCGGCATGCGCGCGGACCACGGCGGCGAACTGATGCCCGGCTTCGCTCAGCCGTTCGCCGCGGCGGGTGAGGATGCCGAACGGCGCCAGCGCCTGGCCGAGCGTGATCGGCAGGCGGGTGAGCACGCCGAAATCCAGGTAATCCCGGACCACCGATTCGGCCATCACCAGGATGGCATCACTGCGCTTGACCAACTGCAACGCGGCGAAGATCGAACCGCATTCGACGACGTCGCGCGGCGAGACCAGCCCGCGCTGTTCCAGCTCTTTTTCCAGCGCCTGGCGCGCGGGTGTTTCCACGGGTTGCAGCAGCCACGGCCATTCCTCGAGCAACCGGGAAAGTTCGATACCCGACTGGCCGACAAGCGCATGGCCGCGCCGAACCACGGCGATCATGCGCTCGTTGCCGAGTGGCTCGAAGTCGAACTCGTTGTGCTGGAGCGCCGAGGAGAAACGCGCGATCGCCATGTCGATCTGGCTGCGCGAGAGCAGATCCAGCAGTTGGTCGCTGGTCTCGCCCATGAGTCGGATGCGCAGCAGCGGCCGGTCCTGCTTCATCTCGATCACGGCCTGGGCGACAAGATCCGGCGCGGCGCCCATGATGGCGCCCACCGCCAGCTCGCCGCCGTCGCCGGTGCGATAGCGCTGCAATTCCTCGGCGCAGCGGTCCAACCGCGTGAGCGCGTTGTGGGCGAACGACACCAGCACGGCGCCGAGACGGGTCGGCGCCACGCCCTTGGCGTCGCGGGTGAACAACTCGCTGTCAAAAGTGATTTCGATCTCGCGCAGCATGCGGGTGGCCGCCGGCTGCGAGATATTCATCGCCTCGGCCACGCGATGCAGGTTGCGGCGCTCATCGAGCAGACGGATCAGCAGCAGGTGCTTGTAGCGCAGCCGATTGAGCAGGGTGGTGCGGGAAACCAGGGCCATGGGCCGACCTGTCGAACGCGGAAAGTTTCAATACCTTAATGCTATCGGTCTGGCGATGTGTTCGACATTGGTCGAATGAACGCTGAGCTAAGGCGTTACACGTTACTTTGAAAAGCTTGAAGCGTCGGCATTTCCGGCGCCCGATAACAAGATCGTATCGGCTTTCATGTGGGCCGTATTGGTCGCGGCTTCCGAGCGGCTGTTATTCCAGTAGCCGATTCAAGACACGACGGGCGTACACGGGAGCGTTTCACGATGGCGATGCCGACGATCAAGCAGATTCGTGCCTATACGGTGCGTGGTGGCGGGGCCGACTATCACGATCAGGGCGAAGGCCACTGGATCGATAGCCAGATCTCGACGCCGATGAGCAAGTACCCGGAATATCGCGCCAAGCGGCGCAGTTTCGGGCTCAACGTGCTGGGCACGCTGGTGGTCGAGGTCGAAGCCAGTGACGGCAACATCGGCGTGGGCGTGACCACCGCCGGCGAAATCGGTGCCTTCATCGTGGAAAAACATCTGGCGCGCTTCATCGAAGGCCAGAAGGTCACCGACATCGAGCTGATGTGGGACCAGATGTTTCACGCCACGCTGTTCTATGGCCGCAAGGGCATCGTGCTGAACACCATCTCCGGTGTGGATCTGGCGCTGTGGGATCTGCTCGGCAAGGTGCGCGATGAACCGGTGCACGCCATGCTCGGTGGCCCGGTACGCGACGAACTGATTTTCTACGCCACCGGCGCGCGGCCCGATCTAGCCAAGGACATGGGCTTCATCGGCGGCAAGCTGCCGCTCAGGCACAGCCCAGCCGAATTCGACGCCGGCCTGAAGGCGAATCTCGACCAGCTCGCCGATATGCGCAATCGGGTGGGCGACGATTTCTGGCTGATGTTCGATTGCTGGATGAGCCTGAACGTCGAATACGCCACCCGCCTGGCGCATGGCGCCGCCGAATACGGCCTGAAATGGATCGAGGAGGCGCTGCCGCCGGACGACTACTGGGGCTATGCCGAGCTACGCCGCAACGTGCCGGTCGGCATGTGGGTGAATACCGGCGAACACGAGGCCACCCGTTGGGGCTTTCGCATGCTGCTGGAAATGGAATGCTGCGACGTGATCCAGCCGGACGTCGGCTGGTGCGGCGGCATCACCGAGTTGATCAAGATCTCGGCGCTGGCCGATGCGCATCAGAAGCTCGTCATCCCGCACGGCTCGTCGGTCTACAGCTACCACTTCGTGATCACACGGCATAACAGCCCGTTCTCCGAGTTCCTGATGATGGCGCCGGAAGCCGACAAGGTCGTGCCGATGTTCACGCCGTTGCTGGAAGGCGAGCCGGTACCGGAGAACGGGCGCATCAAGGCCTCCGCACTCGACAAGCCGGGCTTCGGCGTGACCATCGCGGCCGACGCCGATCTGGCGCGGCCCTACGAGCACTAGAGCCAGGCCATGACTGTTCGTGCTTTCGAGATGCAGCTCACGCCGGGGCAGGCCGCCGAATATCGGCGGCGCCACGACGAAATCTGGCCGGAATTGGTTGATGCGTTGCGAGCGGCCGGCGTGCGCGACTACCGCATCTTCTGCGATGAAGACACCGGTCGGCTGTTCGCGGTCATGCATCTGACCGGCGAGCACACGGTCGATGTGCTGCCAGAGCACCAGGTGATGCAGCGTTGGTGGGCGTATATGGCCGACCTCATGGAAACCCGACCCGATAATTCGCCGGTCGAAGTGCCGCTGATGCCGGTCTTCACGCTCAGCGCGGAGGCCGATGATGCGAGTTGTTGATCCCCACGTGCATTTCTGGCGGCTGGATCTCGGCAATCAGCCGTGGCTGGAGAATCCGCAGCCGAATTTGCTGGGCGATTACTCGCCGATGGCGCATGATTTCGGCCCGGCCGACCTGCGTGCCGCGGCCGGCGATATCGAGATCGCGGCGGCGGTGCATATCGAGGCCGATGCGGTTGACCCGTTACGCGAAACCGAATGGCTCGCCGGCTTGCCGGATTCGGTTGGCGCGGACGATCTACCGACGGCACTCGTGATAGGCGCCGATCTGTCGAAGCCGGACGCACGCGACGCGCTGGAGCGCCAGATTGCAGCCAGCGAGCGCGTGCGCGGCGTCCGCCAGATCCTGAATGTGCACGCCGATCCGTTGTTCGACTATGTCGGGCGGCATTACATGCGCGAGCCGACATGGCGCGCGAACTTCGCCTTGCTGGCCGAGCTCGGCCTGTCGTTCGATCTGCAGATCTATCCGGATCAGATGCCGGCGGCCGCGATCCTGGCGGCCGAGCATCCGGATGTGCCGTTCGTGATCAACCACGCCGGCATGTACGTCGACCGATCGAGCGTTGCCGGCTGGCGCGCCTGGCGCGACGGTCTGCGGCGGCTGGCCAGTCTGTCCAACGTGGCGATCAAGCTGTCCGGCTTCGGCATGCTGGATCACGACTGGAAGCTGGGTTCGATCCGCCCGCTGATTCTCGAGGCCATTGATGCTTTCGGCGTCGAGCGCTGTCTGTTCGCCTCGAATTATCCAGTAGACGGGCTGTACGCCGGCTACGATGCGATCTGGCAGGCCTATGCCGATGTCGTGGCGGACGCGGGGACTGCCGTGAAGCAGGCGTTATTCGCGGACAACGCACGGCGGCTGTATCGCTTGCCGGGTGAGGAAAAGGTTTGATGCTGCTCAAGGACAAGAATATTTTCGTGACTGGTGGATCGCGCGGCATCGGCCGCGGTATTGCGCTGGCCTGTGCCGAGCACGGCGCGAACGTCGCGATCAGCGCCGAGGATACAGCGGCCGAGCGCGAGACGCTGGCGGCCACGGCCGCCGAGATCGAGGCGCGGGGCGTGAAATCCGCCTGGGTGGCGGCATCGGCCGAGAAACCGGAAACCGGCGATGTGCTAGTCGAGACCGCGATCAACGCCTTCGGCCGGCTGGATGTCTTCATCAACAACGCCGGCATCTGTCCGTTTCATTCATTTCTCGACATGCCGCGCGAGACGTATCTCAAGACCGTGGACGTGAACCTCAACGGCGCGTTCTTTGCCGTGCAGGCCGCGGCCAACCAGATGGTCAAGCAGGGGGATGGAGGGGCGATCATCGCGGTCAGCTCCATTTCGGCGCTGGTCGGCGGCGGCATGCAGACCCACTACACGCCGACCAAGGCCGGTGTGCTATCGCTGATGCAGTCCACCGCAATCGCGCTCGGCCCGCACGGCATCCGCTGCAACGCGCTGCTGCCGGGCACGATCGAAACCGATATCAATCGCGAGGATCTGTCGGATGCGGCCAAGCGCGAGTACATGATCTCGCGTACGCCGCTCGGGCGGCTGGGCGCGCCGGACGACATGGGCGGGCCCGCGGTGTTCCTTGCCTCCGATCTGGCCAAGTACGTCACCGGTGCCGCGTTGTTGGTTGATGGCGGGCTGTACGTCAACCTGCAGTGACCCACATCACGTTTACGGAACACGCCATGGAACTTCCTGCCAACGCGTTCAAATCCAAACTGGCCGATGCGCCGCTCTATGGTTGCTGGCTGGGCCTGGCCAATGCCTACAGCGCCGAGATCGTCGCCACCGCCGGTTTCGACTGGCTGCTCATCGACGGCGAGCACGCACCGAACACGGTGGTGACCATTCTCGATCAGCTGCGGGCGATCGAGCCCTGGCCCGCGGCGCCGATCGTGCGGGCTGTCAACCACGATCCGGCGCTGATCAAGCAGCTGCTGGATATCGGCACACGCACGCTCATGGTG is from Salinisphaera sp. LB1 and encodes:
- a CDS encoding LysR family transcriptional regulator encodes the protein MALVSRTTLLNRLRYKHLLLIRLLDERRNLHRVAEAMNISQPAATRMLREIEITFDSELFTRDAKGVAPTRLGAVLVSFAHNALTRLDRCAEELQRYRTGDGGELAVGAIMGAAPDLVAQAVIEMKQDRPLLRIRLMGETSDQLLDLLSRSQIDMAIARFSSALQHNEFDFEPLGNERMIAVVRRGHALVGQSGIELSRLLEEWPWLLQPVETPARQALEKELEQRGLVSPRDVVECGSIFAALQLVKRSDAILVMAESVVRDYLDFGVLTRLPITLGQALAPFGILTRRGERLSEAGHQFAAVVRAHAASCAAPTVLRHGDAASDGDSTLNSRA
- the rhmD gene encoding L-rhamnonate dehydratase, which translates into the protein MAMPTIKQIRAYTVRGGGADYHDQGEGHWIDSQISTPMSKYPEYRAKRRSFGLNVLGTLVVEVEASDGNIGVGVTTAGEIGAFIVEKHLARFIEGQKVTDIELMWDQMFHATLFYGRKGIVLNTISGVDLALWDLLGKVRDEPVHAMLGGPVRDELIFYATGARPDLAKDMGFIGGKLPLRHSPAEFDAGLKANLDQLADMRNRVGDDFWLMFDCWMSLNVEYATRLAHGAAEYGLKWIEEALPPDDYWGYAELRRNVPVGMWVNTGEHEATRWGFRMLLEMECCDVIQPDVGWCGGITELIKISALADAHQKLVIPHGSSVYSYHFVITRHNSPFSEFLMMAPEADKVVPMFTPLLEGEPVPENGRIKASALDKPGFGVTIAADADLARPYEH
- the rhaM gene encoding L-rhamnose mutarotase, coding for MTVRAFEMQLTPGQAAEYRRRHDEIWPELVDALRAAGVRDYRIFCDEDTGRLFAVMHLTGEHTVDVLPEHQVMQRWWAYMADLMETRPDNSPVEVPLMPVFTLSAEADDASC
- a CDS encoding amidohydrolase, whose protein sequence is MRVVDPHVHFWRLDLGNQPWLENPQPNLLGDYSPMAHDFGPADLRAAAGDIEIAAAVHIEADAVDPLRETEWLAGLPDSVGADDLPTALVIGADLSKPDARDALERQIAASERVRGVRQILNVHADPLFDYVGRHYMREPTWRANFALLAELGLSFDLQIYPDQMPAAAILAAEHPDVPFVINHAGMYVDRSSVAGWRAWRDGLRRLASLSNVAIKLSGFGMLDHDWKLGSIRPLILEAIDAFGVERCLFASNYPVDGLYAGYDAIWQAYADVVADAGTAVKQALFADNARRLYRLPGEEKV
- a CDS encoding SDR family NAD(P)-dependent oxidoreductase, which produces MLLKDKNIFVTGGSRGIGRGIALACAEHGANVAISAEDTAAERETLAATAAEIEARGVKSAWVAASAEKPETGDVLVETAINAFGRLDVFINNAGICPFHSFLDMPRETYLKTVDVNLNGAFFAVQAAANQMVKQGDGGAIIAVSSISALVGGGMQTHYTPTKAGVLSLMQSTAIALGPHGIRCNALLPGTIETDINREDLSDAAKREYMISRTPLGRLGAPDDMGGPAVFLASDLAKYVTGAALLVDGGLYVNLQ